The Sorangiineae bacterium MSr11367 genome window below encodes:
- a CDS encoding DnaJ domain-containing protein, giving the protein MRQRMLLPGRLRTTTLGDLLGTIYRAQASGTLELTEDRGRSHRIHFTEGRVIAVEIDGAAVPGIGLRQKLVQRLNMLEAIADAQVRFRVALRAPATKLNDPLDPADFLRGRRRARDGSKTPPPASTKQVRPVSTERQSALHLLGLSQYADALSIKQAYRRLVRTYHPDLHPQASDSERRSLAQRFAAITQAYQRLVA; this is encoded by the coding sequence ATGCGGCAGCGAATGCTCTTGCCGGGCCGATTGCGCACCACCACGTTGGGCGATCTTCTGGGCACGATCTACCGCGCCCAGGCGAGCGGCACGCTCGAGCTCACGGAAGACCGCGGGCGGAGCCATCGGATCCACTTCACCGAGGGGCGCGTGATCGCCGTCGAGATCGATGGCGCGGCCGTTCCGGGCATCGGACTGCGCCAAAAGCTGGTGCAGCGATTGAACATGCTCGAGGCCATCGCCGACGCCCAGGTTCGCTTTCGTGTGGCGCTGCGTGCGCCGGCGACCAAACTGAACGATCCGCTCGACCCGGCGGACTTCCTGCGCGGCCGCCGCCGTGCGCGTGACGGCTCGAAGACGCCGCCGCCCGCGTCGACGAAACAGGTTCGACCGGTATCGACCGAGCGCCAGTCCGCACTGCACCTGCTCGGACTCTCGCAATACGCCGACGCGTTGAGCATCAAGCAGGCGTACCGCCGCCTGGTCCGCACGTATCATCCGGATCTGCACCCCCAGGCCAGCGACTCCGAGCGCCGCTCGCTTGCACAGCGCTTTGCCGCGATCACGCAGGCCTACCAGCGGCTCGTGGCCTGA
- a CDS encoding YciI family protein codes for MYAIAIIRYRQPLERIQQVVDRHRAYLKGLQEKGILLASGPLDPRSGGALLLRVPDDAVQATLDQVRDGDPYVLEGVAQYELLPWVPGLGKEKLDSL; via the coding sequence ATGTACGCCATCGCCATCATTCGCTATCGCCAACCCCTCGAACGCATTCAGCAAGTCGTCGACCGGCACCGCGCCTATCTCAAGGGGCTGCAAGAAAAGGGCATTTTGCTCGCGTCGGGTCCCCTCGATCCGCGTTCGGGCGGTGCCCTTCTTTTGCGGGTGCCCGACGATGCCGTGCAGGCCACCTTGGACCAAGTCCGCGATGGCGATCCGTACGTCCTCGAAGGCGTGGCGCAGTACGAGCTTTTGCCCTGGGTACCGGGCCTGGGCAAAGAGAAGCTCGATTCGTTGTAG
- a CDS encoding plastocyanin/azurin family copper-binding protein: MKAILSLAGIVFALTASACGKSTHEQNIASVGDTMAFDLQGFSVKTGTQVHLVLKNNGTTPAMTHNWVLVKPGTEAAVATAGMEAGQAAGYVRANDGNILAHTPLSAPGSTVEVTFTAPAPGMYPFICTYPGHYQTMKGTLQVTN; the protein is encoded by the coding sequence ATGAAAGCTATCCTTTCTCTCGCAGGCATCGTGTTCGCCTTGACGGCCAGCGCCTGTGGCAAGAGCACGCACGAACAGAACATCGCCTCGGTCGGTGACACGATGGCGTTCGACCTCCAGGGCTTCTCGGTCAAGACCGGCACCCAAGTGCACCTCGTGCTCAAGAACAACGGCACCACCCCCGCGATGACCCACAACTGGGTCCTGGTGAAGCCAGGGACCGAAGCCGCGGTCGCCACCGCCGGTATGGAAGCAGGCCAGGCCGCGGGCTACGTCCGGGCGAACGACGGCAACATCCTCGCGCACACGCCCCTCTCCGCCCCCGGCAGCACCGTGGAAGTGACCTTCACCGCACCAGCCCCCGGCATGTACCCGTTCATCTGTACCTACCCTGGCCATTATCAGACGATGAAGGGGACCTTGCAGGTCACCAATTGA